A single window of Salvia splendens isolate huo1 chromosome 6, SspV2, whole genome shotgun sequence DNA harbors:
- the LOC121807781 gene encoding checkpoint protein hus1-like encodes MKFKAFLTDNGINLLEKRILPALDKMGRVCHLYLTRDHAFFLHNLLSVDGVHSVAQFSKESLFHDYRISSNNDGRIAFSVDLSLLHRALRSVLAVRDSNSNALLIKLVKKLPPNSTQATPFLTFEARGHRSAVVQDVPVSKPLSRADVHELHLAVESCEQLPATLVMAPELSSLHSFVDGMKHVGDVMAVSVSKYGDLHLQISTSLIALGAEFRKLKVLGERADPVAEDSGLSAKTRVERGVQRGDAMTVQVSVKHFFKSLQCSLAKPDCAFFGIAPQGACLMVFFQFFVPGTRVTDKSFSLHCKLPVLDTGSS; translated from the coding sequence ATGAAATTCAAAGCATTCCTCACAGACAACGGCATCAACCTGTTGGAGAAGCGGATCCTACCCGCCCTGGACAAAATGGGGCGGGTATGCCACCTGTACCTGACCCGTGACCACGCCTTCTTCCTCCACAACCTCCTCTCCGTCGACGGAGTCCACTCCGTGGCTCAATTCAGCAAGGAATCCCTCTTCCACGACTACCGCATCTCCAGCAACAACGACGGCCGCATCGCCTTCTCCGTCGATCTCTCCCTCCTCCACCGCGCCCTCCGCTCCGTCCTCGCCGTCCGCGACTCCAATTCCAACGCCCTCCTCATCAAGCTAGTCAAAAAGCTCCCCCCAAATTCCACCCAAGCCACGCCGTTCCTCACCTTCGAGGCCAGGGGCCACAGATCCGCCGTCGTCCAGGACGTCCCCGTCTCCAAACCCCTCTCCCGCGCCGACGTCCACGAGCTCCACCTCGCCGTCGAGAGCTGCGAGCAGCTCCCGGCGACTCTCGTCATGGCGCCGGAGCTCAGTTCTCTCCACAGTTTCGTCGACGGGATGAAGCACGTTGGGGACGTGATGGCGGTCTCGGTGAGCAAGTACGGGGACCTGCATTTGCAGATATCGACATCGCTGATCGCGCTGGGGGCCGAGTTTAGGAAGCTGAAGGTGTTGGGGGAGAGGGCCGATCCGGTGGCCGAGGACAGCGGGCTTAGCGCGAAGACGAGGGTGGAGAGAGGCGTGCAGAGGGGGGATGCAATGACTGTGCAGGTCAGCGTGAAGCATTTCTTCAAGAGCCTGCAGTGTAGTTTGGCGAAACCCGACTGCGCCTTCTTTGGGATCGCTCCGCAGGGTGCTTGCCTCATGGTGTTCTTCCAGTTCTTTGTTCCCGGGACGAGGGTCACGGATAAGTCGTTTAGCCTGCACTGCAAGCTGCCTGTGCTCGACACCGGCTCGAGCTGA